In Bradyrhizobium sp. 200, the sequence CGCGTAGTGTCCTTTGGGCTGAAATCGGCCTTGTGCTGCAGGCCGAGCACCAGAAGGGGCGGATCTTCGGAGAAAACGTTGAAGAAGCTGAACGGCGCTGCGTTGACACTACCGCTCTCGTCAAGCGTCGTGACCAGCGCGATCGGCCGCGGCACGACGATCCCGCACAGCAGTTTGTACCGGTCGTGCGGATCAAGTTCGCGAAAGGAGATACCGGACACCCTAGTTTTCCGGAGGCGGCACCGCGCCGGTTCGGCTGGTGATCAGGCCGTAATGCTCAATGCGGCGGTGGAGTGCAAAATTGAAGATCGTGTTCTTGCCGAAGGTGGTGGCGTCGAGATCGCAGGGATGTACCAGCAGTTCATCCTCTTCGGTCTTGGCCTCGACGACGATCTCGCCGTCCGGATCGACAATCAGGCTGCCGCCGATCAAGGGGTGGCCATCCTCGACGCCGGCCTTGGCAACGGATACGACCCAGGTCGAGTTCTGGTAGGCGCCGGCCTGAGCGGAGAGCCGGTTGTGAAACAGCCGCTTCTCGGGCCCCTCCTCGCTCTTCTCGGCATTGACCGAGGGCGTGTTGTAGCCGATCAGCACCATCTCGACGCCTTGCAAGCCCATCACGCGATAAGTTTCCGGCCAGCGCCGGTCGTTGCACACCGCCATGCCGAAGATACCGCCGAGCGCGCGCCAAACGTTGAAGCCGAGATCGCCCGGCTCGAAGTAGCGCTTCTCCAGATGCTGGAACGCGCGTTTGGTGTCGAACTCCGAATGACCGGGCAGATGAACCTTGCGGTATTTTCCGACAATTTTAGCTGATTTGTCGGTGAGGATGCAGGTGTTGAAATGATGTCCATCCGACGTCAGTTCGGCATAGCCGAAATTCATTGCGATCCTGTGATGGGCGGCCCGCTCAAACAAAGGCCTTGTCGCCGCGTTCGGCATCTCGCGCTCGAACCAGGTATCGACCTCGGCCTGGTCCTCCATGTACCAGCGCGGAAAGAACGTGGTGAGTGCGAGCTCCGGATAGACGATCAGATCGGTGCCCTTCGCCTTCGCTTCGTCCATCAGCGCAATCATGCGCTTGACGACGGCTTCGCGGCTGTCGGCTTTCTGGATCGGGCCCAACTGAGCGGCGGCAACATTGATGACGCGCATGGATAACTTTCTCGATGCTTCCATTTAAGGCGGCGTTTGCATGGAAATGAAGCAGTCTGCGGAGATCGGAGTCCTGTCGGGCTCGATCGAAGTCAGCAGTTAAAGTTTTGGTTCACACGAAGTCAATTCCGGAGACAGTCCGCGTGACGCACGCCAGTTCTGCGTTTCTGCTCGCCATCGCAGGCCGCTAGTTCTGATGCGCGACGGTCGCCAACTCAATAAAGCCACAGGTTGTCGTTCGGGCCGGCGACGGTGTTTGATCGCGCGTCATACGCACGACGAATGGTCCCGCTTTCTCGGTCTCGTTTTCAGCGACGGCCCGCGGGCGCAAGAGCCGGCAATGCAGGCCCA encodes:
- a CDS encoding N-carbamoyl-D-amino-acid hydrolase, which codes for MRVINVAAAQLGPIQKADSREAVVKRMIALMDEAKAKGTDLIVYPELALTTFFPRWYMEDQAEVDTWFEREMPNAATRPLFERAAHHRIAMNFGYAELTSDGHHFNTCILTDKSAKIVGKYRKVHLPGHSEFDTKRAFQHLEKRYFEPGDLGFNVWRALGGIFGMAVCNDRRWPETYRVMGLQGVEMVLIGYNTPSVNAEKSEEGPEKRLFHNRLSAQAGAYQNSTWVVSVAKAGVEDGHPLIGGSLIVDPDGEIVVEAKTEEDELLVHPCDLDATTFGKNTIFNFALHRRIEHYGLITSRTGAVPPPEN